The window TTCCGTATTATTTTGATTAAATTGAAGAATAAAGAAATAACATACGTTACCATTCGAAAAGTATCCATTAAACCATGAAAATGAACAAGAGCCCTGAATTGTTTGGGTTCAATCCATCTGAATCTATGAATGTGAATACCTTCCATGATCTCCTCATAAGGTATTCCATGGTTATGTTGAGTAACTACATGGATTTCAAACCCCTGATCCGCCAGGGCTTTAACTTCGTCAAATATAAATGAACCATAATAATCTCCCAAAAATTTAGGGAACATGGTTGTTACAATACATATTTTCAAGGTTTTTTGCCCCTATAAAACGATCAATCACAATCTTCATATTATATTTTTAGTAAATAAACAAATTATTTCCTCTGGTAGATGGTTACATCTCCAAATCTTTTGATAGCTTTGTAGTTGGTGAAATTTATTTCTCCCCATGTGAAGAAATAATAATCAGGATTTGTTTTATTTAATTCTCGGTCATATGCCTTCCTATCTTCTTCAGTGAAATTGGCATCTTTAGCACCCAACAGTATCGTTGTATTATTTCGGAATGTGGGCATCTTCCCAACATCCATCTGCAGATGCCATGCAAACATGGCCCAAAAATCAGCATATATTACTTTAGACTTGTAATTAGGGTCATGGTCCATTAACCAGTTACACGCACTACTCACTTCTTCATTAAACACTTTATTACCCATGTTAGCTGTTTTAATGGATTCAAACTGAGCAAATGTAAATGTGATCATAGACAACACTAAAATTGCTGAAAAAATGTATAATGTTAAATTTTTCTTTTTATAATTGAATCTGAACCTTTCGGTGGAAAAACTTACTGCCCGTGCTAGGAAGTAGGCCAGGGGTGCCACCATAAAGATGAAATAACGGTGATCCTTGATGACATAAACACTGTGGAATATAAAGAATGTTGCAAACCATGATAAGAAAAGAAGATCCATACTCCAATCACAACCCCATTTAAAAGAGACCTTATAAACAAGGTATATGATTGCAAAGAAAAGGATTTCGCTAATAAAATAATGTACTTTTCCAAATGTGATTAAAAAAACTGCTAATAGTCCGAAAATCAAGGCTAATAATAATCTGGTTTTAGTCACATCCCCCCTAACTTTACTCCAACTTAAAACCCGTATTTTATCCAAATTCTTGTATAAATGGAACAATAAAGCGAATAATGTGAAAAATATGATTAATAGGGCACTATTTCCCAGATAATAAGGAGAATTCTTAACAAAATACAATTGATCAGGGTTATATGCAAAATGTACTGAAGTGCTCGACCCTCCTGATGTTGTAAAGAAACTCATGAAAGGATAGATGGGATTACCCAACCTTACATAGAAAAAGAGCAGAACCGGTATTATTACCAGTAAACTCAAACCCATTCCCCACATAATATCTTTAGGTTTTTTTATCCTGTTCCAATTCATCAAGATACAAGCAAATATGGGGAATATGAGCAGAGCCATATTATACTTGGTTAAAACAGCCAGCATTGCCACGGAAAATGCCAAATAAAAGAATTTAGAGTTTCTTTTAACACCCAGATACGTTAAATACAGTGCCCAAATTCCGATGGATACGCTGGGAATGTCATTGTATCCAACAGCAGCATATATGAGGATTAGAGGAGATGTTGCATATAATAAACTTCCCAAAAAGCTGATCAATGGCGTGAAACGTTCTTTTAAGAATAAATAAAACCCAATACATCCTATTACGTATAAAAGTCCGTCAATGATCAACATAGGCGCTATACTTAACCCATCAAACATGAAATATATGGAAGTTAAAAAGGGGAGTAAAGGTGGTCTGAGGAGATCTGAATATCCATACCCTTTACCTGCAAATAGTGCAGCATTGGCAAGTAAATCAAAGGTATCATAGGCCGGCCACAAATACAGATGCATGATGACACGCCAATAAGCAATCAGACCAACTATTAAAATTAAAAGAATTAAAAACACCCATTGAGCATGCTTTTTTTCAAATTTTTCTAACATCAAGAAACCTCTAAATAGTTCTAAGATCGTCTTTTGTAAATTGTTATAACTCCAAAATGTTTTATTTGTTGGTATTCTGTGAAGTTAGACATTTCCTCAAAAGAAAAGTAATAATCTATTTTATCTCTGTTTAACTGAGTTTCACAAGATCCTGTTGTGTCACATAATGGCATTTGCAGGACATTAGTTCTAAGATACCAACTTAATTGTGGGCATCGCTCTGAACATATCATCTTACTATTATATTGATGATCATCATCTTTAAGCCATTGGCTGGCAGCTTGAACATCGTTTGAAATACATCTCATCTGTGATTCATTATCAGGTATCTCATGTATGGAGAATACAGCTGACGATATGATCATAACCACCAGTACTATTATCAACATCCTGTATATTAATTTTTGATAATCCTCTTTTAATGTCCATAAATTTCCAATGTAATTAAAGGCTAGTATTAAAAAATAGCTTAAAGCAGGTGCCATAGTGACAAAATAACGGTCATCTTTAACTGTGTAGATACTGTGAAATATGAAAAAGGCCATGAACCATGATATAAAAAGAAAATGGAAGTCCATATCCTGAATTTTTTCCCCTTTTAAGATAGAGTAAACTAAAAGGAGTACTATGAAAAACAGGACTTCACTTAAAAAATAATTGATTTTGGTAAAACTTAAAACAAGCAAAATTAGTAAAATAATTAGCGATACCATCGTAAATGTCATATATTTTGTTATTTTATATTTATTAACTCCCTTAAATTTCGATTGAAGCGTGGAAAATTGAGTTATTGTGTAGGATATTAAACTAAAAATGAAAAACAATACAATGGTTATCCCTCCAGGCCCCATATAATATAAAATATTTTGCAGGAAGTATAGCGGATTTGGACAGTAATATACATATGTGGTTGCCCAAGATTTCTGAGTTGTGTTGTAAAACGTTTCAAAAGGATAGAATGGATCACCAAATTGTCCATGAAAAAATAGAATAACCATGATTCCGGGTAAAAGAGATAACAAAATGCCCCCAATCATAGGTTTAATGGATAAACTCTTACGATTTATAATCAGATAAAATAACATAGGAAAAACAATGAATCCTGCAGGATAACGCGTTAAAAATGCCAGCACTCCCAGGGGGAATGATAAATAAAAAAACTTTGAATCTCTTTTTACCGCTAAAACGGTGGTGTATAATGCCCATATACTCAGAGCAACACTTGGAATATCTGAAAGTCCGATTCCTGCAAATAGTATAACTACTGGAAATGTAGAGAAGAGTAAACTACCAAAAAAACTTATTATTGGCTCAAATTTCATCCTGAAAAATAAATATAATCCTACAGCTCCAAATACTAGAAAAAATGCATCCAAATAGTATATAGTTGATTCATAAACAAATCCCAACCTGAATAGTAAGGATGTTAAGAATGGTAAAAAAGGTGGGCGTGTTAATTCGGTGTATCCAAAACCCTGTCCTGCAAAGTACATGGCATTGGATAAAAAAGCATAAGTATCCCATACTGAACCTATTTCTATTTGAATTAAAACACGATAATAAGCCAGTGATGCCACGATTAAAATAAGAATTATAATAAATATATATTTATTATTACTCTTACAAAATGAACCATTCAACTTCATATTAATCAATTATTCAAAAGTAAACCCTTTCATTCATTCTGGGTATCATGGCCATCAGAACACACTGTTCTGTGTTACCAGTGCGGTCCAAAAGTCCTTTACTAAGATGGCTTACTGCCCCCTTCTTTTGTCCCAACTTATTAACACCAGTGACCTCATCCATAACATCCCCCACTTCAATACCTTCCAAAACCTTCTTTATCACCATTGGAGGGTATTCAAATCCTGCACTAACCCCCAAAGTAGTCTTTTCACCATCATAAATAGCACACCACTGCAGGTCCAGATATCCAGTTAGGCTATGGGGTACCTCCAGTAGGCCAGACTCAATACCTACTGAAAGGTCAAATTCATCCGAAAACGCGTTTTTCGCCCGATTAATAGCACCTTGAATGGTTATATCCAATCCAATGGGCTGGTCAGGTACCCCTGAATCTACGTGTTTTGCCTTGACATCCGTTTTGGGATATATCTTCCCGAGAATGTTTTGAGTGGCCTTCAGCTTCACCGGGTTTTTTGATGCCACCACAACTTTAATCCAAACCCCCCATGATGTTCATAATAACTCATATGATTAAATAAATCTATATGATTAATAAACTTATATAATATATTCATATTATTTTTTAAATTACTTTCCCATGTGAATCTATTTCTCCCCTGCGTATCCTGGTTGAAGATATGGGCTTACCATCCTGGGCCAGTACCATGTTAATGGTGATTATATCTAATGGTTTCATTCCTTTATCCCGGCGTATCTGGTTTATTTTTCTGGCGGTTGCTTCGGTTTCTGAACTTACCACAATGGCATCTATGGAGTCATCATCCACTGTGGGGCCATAGTGCTCTTCTAAACGGGCTATAATGTAGTTGGATCGGTTTTTAAGCAGAGAATTCAAATTGGACATTCTCACATCACAGGGCTCGATTTCCCCCTTGAGACCACCGAATTCATCAGAAGTGACTCCAATTAATATTTTATCCCCTATTTGAAATGCTGTTTCTATTAAAAGACGATGCCCTTCGTGGAATTTATCAAAAGTGCCCCCTACTGCAACTTTATTATATCGTTTAGATGTCATTTGTGATTATCCTTAACATTGATTGAAATTATTATTCAAATTTATAGTAAAAGGTGAGATGAGTGATTCATAATTGGGTACTCTGACTGTAGATATCTTGATTATGTGGTGGGCAAGATAATAAACTATGCTTTTGGAACACAATGTGGTGGTAAAGGATCCACTCAGGATAGGTCTTCGTTTTGCATCATGCTACCCTAATCTTTACAGGAGTGCCATGTCTTCACTGGGTTTCCATATCATCTATGATTTTTTAAACCATCAGGAGGATGTTTACTGTGAGAGGGTGGTTTATCCTTATGGTAAGAGTCTGGAAACCGGTTCACCCCTTAAAGATTTTGATGTTGTGGGTTTTTCCCTCCAGTATGAACAGGATTACCCTCATGTTCTGAAAATGCTCCGTGAAGGGGGTTTAAATGTTCGAAAAGATGATCGTGAGGCAGATGATCCTCTGGTTATAGCCGGTGGTCCCTGTGCTAGTTCCAATCCTTTACCCATGACCCCCTTTGTTGATCTTTTCCTGGTGGGTGATGGTGAAACCATCCTACCAAAATTTTTGGATAAACTGAATGAACTGGACAATCCCAGTCGGGAGCTTGATGCATTCCTGGAGGTTGAAGGGCTTTTCATACCCGGTAACAAGGTGAAATTAGTTCAGGTGGATGATATGAATGATGCCTGGCGTCCCATAAAACAGGTTTATCCAGAAACAGATGATAAAGAGTTTATCCCTGCCTTCGGAAGATCATTCCTTTTGGAGGTTTCCCGAGGATGTGCCCGTGGTTGCCGTTTTTGCATGGCAGGATGCCTTTACCGACCCCGCAGAGAGGCAAATATTAAAACCCTTATCCGAACTGCTGAGGAAGGTAGGAAAGCCACTGGACTTGACAAGATCGCCCTTATTGGTGGTGCTGTTTCTGATTACTCTCAAATTGAAGAGTTGTGCAGTGAACTACTCCAGCGTGATTTCCAAATTACCACTCCATCTTTACGTGTTGAATCTGTTTCCAGGGATCTTCTGGAAAGTTTAAAGGAAAGTGGGCTTAAAACCATTACCATTGCCCCGGAATCAACTTGGAGACTGAGAAAAGTGGTAAATAAACCCATCACTGATGAAGATATTCAGAGAACCATGAAAACTGCATTTGATATGGGCTTCAATGTTAAACTATATTTCCTGATAGGATTGCCAACAGAAACAGATGACGACATAAACGATATGTTGAATCTTGTAAGGGA is drawn from Methanobacterium petrolearium and contains these coding sequences:
- a CDS encoding glycosyltransferase family 39 protein yields the protein MLEKFEKKHAQWVFLILLILIVGLIAYWRVIMHLYLWPAYDTFDLLANAALFAGKGYGYSDLLRPPLLPFLTSIYFMFDGLSIAPMLIIDGLLYVIGCIGFYLFLKERFTPLISFLGSLLYATSPLILIYAAVGYNDIPSVSIGIWALYLTYLGVKRNSKFFYLAFSVAMLAVLTKYNMALLIFPIFACILMNWNRIKKPKDIMWGMGLSLLVIIPVLLFFYVRLGNPIYPFMSFFTTSGGSSTSVHFAYNPDQLYFVKNSPYYLGNSALLIIFFTLFALLFHLYKNLDKIRVLSWSKVRGDVTKTRLLLALIFGLLAVFLITFGKVHYFISEILFFAIIYLVYKVSFKWGCDWSMDLLFLSWFATFFIFHSVYVIKDHRYFIFMVAPLAYFLARAVSFSTERFRFNYKKKNLTLYIFSAILVLSMITFTFAQFESIKTANMGNKVFNEEVSSACNWLMDHDPNYKSKVIYADFWAMFAWHLQMDVGKMPTFRNNTTILLGAKDANFTEEDRKAYDRELNKTNPDYYFFTWGEINFTNYKAIKRFGDVTIYQRK
- a CDS encoding glycosyltransferase family 39 protein: MKLNGSFCKSNNKYIFIIILILIVASLAYYRVLIQIEIGSVWDTYAFLSNAMYFAGQGFGYTELTRPPFLPFLTSLLFRLGFVYESTIYYLDAFFLVFGAVGLYLFFRMKFEPIISFFGSLLFSTFPVVILFAGIGLSDIPSVALSIWALYTTVLAVKRDSKFFYLSFPLGVLAFLTRYPAGFIVFPMLFYLIINRKSLSIKPMIGGILLSLLPGIMVILFFHGQFGDPFYPFETFYNTTQKSWATTYVYYCPNPLYFLQNILYYMGPGGITIVLFFIFSLISYTITQFSTLQSKFKGVNKYKITKYMTFTMVSLIILLILLVLSFTKINYFLSEVLFFIVLLLVYSILKGEKIQDMDFHFLFISWFMAFFIFHSIYTVKDDRYFVTMAPALSYFLILAFNYIGNLWTLKEDYQKLIYRMLIIVLVVMIISSAVFSIHEIPDNESQMRCISNDVQAASQWLKDDDHQYNSKMICSERCPQLSWYLRTNVLQMPLCDTTGSCETQLNRDKIDYYFSFEEMSNFTEYQQIKHFGVITIYKRRS
- the yjjX gene encoding inosine/xanthosine triphosphatase, producing MVASKNPVKLKATQNILGKIYPKTDVKAKHVDSGVPDQPIGLDITIQGAINRAKNAFSDEFDLSVGIESGLLEVPHSLTGYLDLQWCAIYDGEKTTLGVSAGFEYPPMVIKKVLEGIEVGDVMDEVTGVNKLGQKKGAVSHLSKGLLDRTGNTEQCVLMAMIPRMNERVYF
- a CDS encoding phosphopantetheine adenylyltransferase — translated: MTSKRYNKVAVGGTFDKFHEGHRLLIETAFQIGDKILIGVTSDEFGGLKGEIEPCDVRMSNLNSLLKNRSNYIIARLEEHYGPTVDDDSIDAIVVSSETEATARKINQIRRDKGMKPLDIITINMVLAQDGKPISSTRIRRGEIDSHGKVI
- a CDS encoding radical SAM protein, which gives rise to MLLEHNVVVKDPLRIGLRFASCYPNLYRSAMSSLGFHIIYDFLNHQEDVYCERVVYPYGKSLETGSPLKDFDVVGFSLQYEQDYPHVLKMLREGGLNVRKDDREADDPLVIAGGPCASSNPLPMTPFVDLFLVGDGETILPKFLDKLNELDNPSRELDAFLEVEGLFIPGNKVKLVQVDDMNDAWRPIKQVYPETDDKEFIPAFGRSFLLEVSRGCARGCRFCMAGCLYRPRREANIKTLIRTAEEGRKATGLDKIALIGGAVSDYSQIEELCSELLQRDFQITTPSLRVESVSRDLLESLKESGLKTITIAPESTWRLRKVVNKPITDEDIQRTMKTAFDMGFNVKLYFLIGLPTETDDDINDMLNLVRDLEAMAPHPNSVRVSINPFIPKPHTPFQWADFSLQDVKSKTKYLKKKLKNRHFKVENPNKSLIQYILSMGNSNLSDVIEESSQKKISLGRWKKLTPHWTMESEFPWKNIDVGVTDEFLLNEYEKALHGDTTPWCETFGCYQCGACQQIRS